Within Limanda limanda chromosome 1, fLimLim1.1, whole genome shotgun sequence, the genomic segment AGACAGAAGATGATTCTCAGAGGAGTTCTGCTGTGGCTGTGTCTGGGTCTGTCGTCCTCCGTGAAGGTGTTGACATGGCCCCCCCTCAACTGCTCCACACAGGTAACTCCAGCTCTTCAAGTTCAACTTCAACACTCTGTTTCTCAATGATCTTTTATAGTCCATTATTATATACCAAGGAACATCAACAGTGCCAATGTGGGTTTTATCTCTGGAAAGTTACCATTTTTTAAGTAGAAGAGAATAAggccaaaaacaaaaaaacacaaagagaatgTCGTTAAATATGGAGGATAGGAGgtatgtgatttttttttctgataaagaagaaaaacagcaacaacagatAATGTGGGGAAAAtcggaaaaaactaaaaatacagTAATATAACGATAGTCACAACAGATAAAGTGTAATATTTATTATGAGTgccatgaaaaagaaaaaacaacaacaatggatAAAATCTggaacagaaataaaacatacaaagtaatgttaatgttaaataCAGAATAGTTACAGTTTAAGTGACAGCCAcgtaactttttttatttttgaaaaagataaaaaaaacagcaacagtaGATATTgtgaacaaaaataaacaaatattgaaACAACAAAGGAGGAGATAAAGGAGAATAAATAAGAGGGACACAGGTAATTAATACAAACTGTAACAGTAGATTGGGTAAAGAATAATAcaaatctgtaaaaaataaataaaaaacattcgTAGTCACAATAGATTAAGCAGAATCTGGAAGAAGATGAAATCCTTAATCGTGTTAAGCGCCTTGGTTGCTGATACTCAGCAGGGCTTACTGTTTAATAACAGACTTTGTGCCAATGCTCAAATGTTGGAAATACAGTGAAATGTACAGTGTATTTGTAGGAATGATAATATACaatccttctttttcttctgccACAGGGGTTGTGGTGTACCGTCACGACAAGTGAGTAGATGCTGCTCTTGTTCATTCCGAGCTGCATGTAAACAGGGCCGTTCTTtataaaggtgtgtgtgtgtgtgtgtgtgtgtgtgtgtgtgtgtgtgtgtgtgtgtgtgtgtgcaggtaacTGTATGGACATAAGTTGGCTGGACCTTAACAACTACACTCCCAGCAgtccagaggagctgcaggtgtCTGTTGCCACCAGGCGGGACGAGGCAGGACACCTGCAGCCTGTACTGGACGCCAACTGGAAGATAAAGGATGATGGTGAGTTAGTCATTGATAGAATTTCAGATTCATAAATCAAAATTAGTGTTTGATGATGActatttaaatcaaacacttGATTAAACAATTAAACACTTAAGTTATGATGATGACTTGAATCCTATAgctaaaggtccagtgtgtagggTTTACTGGGATATATCCGCTGAAATTGAATGTGATAttcattattatgtttttgttaGTGTATAATTTGCTGAAACTGCAAACTGTGTTCACGTTCACTTAGAAGCTTAGAATGTGTCCTTCAAAGGGAGCATAGGGACCTTTAGAGAGCCGCCATAGGTTCTCTGTGGAGGGGGAGGGGTCAGatgaggctacatccatactggTATATTTTCAATTGAAAAAAACATCGACTCAGAGTTTTAGAGCTGCTAAAACGTAGAAGTTTGTAAATGCTGATGGCCACGTTTTCGTCTGGAAGGGCACGATgtagccttcgctgattcgtcaggcttcTATCGCACTGGTCACGTGACTTGACATCACAACGAAGCTGTTTGATGGGTCTGAGTAGCAGTGAGACAGAATGTGACTCTGCTATGTTCTTTTCTCAGGAAGCATCAATTACCTAAAGGCCACAGAGCTTCATGTTCTGGTGATGTCCACAAATCAGAACCTGTGTGTTCGATATTCCTTCAAAGGCAAACTCCCGATGAGAAGTCCGTCAGGGGAAAAGGTTGGTGGGTCCAAATCATTTTTCAGATTGTTTCCAAAATTTCTGGAAACATTGATAGTGCATATTTTCAGATCTGtatgtttcattttcatctccATGGTATTATTGCCTTTGCATATTGATGTTTTGAATTAAGCGATCAGTGATTAGTTCCCTCCTGGTCATGAGCTTTGGGTAGAGACAGAAAGAATGCAATGCAGTTTGAAGCTGACAAAATGACATTTGTCCATAATGTGGCTGAGCTCAACGAGGATTTTGGACATCCAGAGGGATGATAGCTGCTcctggatggatgggtgggtgggaggatggatggatggatttgtaGAAGatagaaaggaagaaaggaCGGAATTTATCTGATCAAAGTTAAAGGTGTAGGACCAAGAACTCAGTCATACTTTTAATTCTCACCTTCAGTACTGGAAACTTTTcagttcacattttaaaattatatataatctCAGATTAACCAGATCAGCAGACACTCAACATTAAATGCTACAGATTAGAGAGAAAGACCTGATTTTGGATGACCAGCGTAACATAGTAATCCATGCTCACAGTTTGTCAAAGTGTAATTGCCTGTTTCTTGTTTCCAGTGGTCCTTCTCAGCTAACATGGTGATGTTGGAGCCTGGTAAGTGTTACCGGGTATCTGTGTTCAACATCCCAAAACCTGAGGTGGGCCACAGCGACTACGACATCAGTAAGGAGGTCATTGTTCCTGGTGAGTTGATGTGGAAGGCAGCATTTTAGTTGTTGCTGCGGACACAGAGGCCAGGACTCATCATCCTGGCCTCTGTGACTATGTAACTAGTTGATCACCTTTCTGCATAAAGTTGAATATTAATGAAAAGGGGGGCAATGATTTCTTAGAGATTGCCCTTATTCCTTAAATTCCTCAAAAACAATCTAAGCTCATGGTCTAAAGTTCATAAAGCAAGTACACACGTCCAAATGCACTTTTTTTCTAGATcaacagcagagaaaagagTCAAGTGCATGGTTCATAATAATGACTAATAGGTGTGTTTAGGGAATAACCAGTATTAAACCATTCACAGCCCTGCCTCTGATTACCATTGAAAACCAGTTGTACTTGCACCCAGGTGGACTTCTTGTTTAATTACTGGTTAGTAAGAAAGACATGTAAGAAAGTACATGGGTTGTTCAGCCACTATATGTAGGTGCATACTACTTTGATCATGAAACTTCAAAGAACAGCGACATACTGGGCCACTTGTGTTGCTggtgttgtttttcctttcttgCTGCGTAGCTAACCTCAGCTTATGACGTCATGGTTTCCCCCcagtcagtttttttgtttgtctgtttgattgCAAGCAAGATTTCTCAGAGGTCAGTTTACCTCAAGACGTCAgggtgataaaaaaaaaattgtgctggtctggatttattctttctttaacatgagaTAGACCATTTTTCAAATGGTTGATTGGAAGATATAGTATTATACAGGGTTGGCTTaacagagaaatgtgaaatatctGTAAAACCAAGACAGTCAGCATGTAGGTCTGTAAATAATAACAAGTGCATCTCAAAAGCACAATTTTCAAAACAACTACTGTAAGTTCCAGGGAGAGTAAAGAAACCAGTGCTTGTGGTTTCATCTTTACCTCATTTGCACACCTTTCAGTCTTCATGACTTTGATGattctctgcttctgtttttttctcagatTGTAAAGATCCCACCATGCAGATGACCCAATTTTGCATAGAGAGAGGTGAGTGaccgacacccccccccccccacgttcAGGGTGAGTGACTGAATCACACAGACCGTTTCTAACACGTGGTCCTGTGGTCTGCGTTGTAGGGACTCTGTGGCGGGCGAACATCAGTCTGGTTAAGGTCCCAGCAGCCGGGGACAGGTCTGAGCTGGCTTTCAGCTTCAGGCCCGACGCACTGTGTGAGGAGTACATCGTTATTGTGAGCTGCTCCGGTGATCAACATACAGACCGCGTAAACAAGGTAAACCCACATGGCACAAAGTATTTGAAGGGTACTTGCGCAGTAGGCCGCCTCCGTCTCTTACAGAAGACGAATGCAGTTTTCGTTTTTCAGCGATTTGACCTAGAACAGGAGGAAATGTAGGTGCTCATTAAAACATCCTGTGCTTTGTATCTTAACCTACTTTTTACCCCAGTTTTTTTTCGTTACTTCACAGAGCAGGAAACTGTTTCTTGCAGCGTTTTTCTGCTGATCATGGAACAGACTGCTCATTAGACTTTACAAACAACTAGAACCGCACAGGCGCACACATAGTAAATCTGGCTTTCCAGCACTGTTGTCTCTGGTGTGTTAAATTTTATTCAGATGTATTCAGAGTACATCATTTGCTACAGTTCATTATTAGTGACATTTCAGCTAAGACTCATCTCTGCCTACTGTATATAATCATATGCTGTTTGTCAGCCTGTACcctatgtttataaatgtcgTATGAATGGTACTAACGGAAACTTTTGGAGccttttattatatatatatatatttatatagccctGTGACAGCAGGGTAAAAAATACCATAATTCCCCGTTAACTTGAAATGGGGGCTCAGTGCACTGCAACATCAGAAAAACTCATGCACTGCAAATACACACGACAAATGTGCTGCAAGTTGTCTGAGTATTGACTGTGCATGTGTCGTCAAAATAGATTTTCTTAATTCTCCTGTGTTTTGTCTATTTGCATATGCTTTCTTTATTCACAGCATGTTGcattcaaataatttaatactTTTCCTGATAAATGTTCTCACAGAATCTTGCAGTAACTATTCACTGTCTTCCAGGCCAATCGCACAACTCTGAATGCGACATTCAGCCTTGATAAATGGCCGAGATCCTGCTGCCAGTTCGACGTTCAGGTAAATCTTTTCAACTATGCTCTGCTGGGTGCTCCCACGGTCTCCTCCGCCTTCTCTGTTGAGTTAACATGACCTTATTCTTCCCTGCAGGTCAAACCTCTTTTCCCACAGTGTGGCAACGACTGTACCCGTCAGGAAACAACTCTGCAAATTTGTGACGGTATGTTGGCAGATTTGAAATATCAGTATCATGGCCGAGCGGGACAGTGACTGAACATTCCATCTGGTGATTGTAATCCCACGTTGCTGAGACTCACAACATGGTCAAGAAGTATCGCTGGACCTCCAGATTGAAAAAAGCACAGTCAGAATAATAACAAAACTAACAGTTCAGATTGTGATAAAGAATTGATTCACTTCAGCTGAGACAGCATTATCTTGTCACCTATTCCACAGTACTTAAACTTCACCTTAGTCAGAGATTTTCATGTCAAAAAAGAAGAGCATTCCCATATTTCTTTTAGTATTTGAAAACCATTATCTGACAGCAGTATCTCCATGAAAGGAGATAAACCTCATTCCTTACGTCTGGACCACAGGCTGGCTACAAAGAGGAAGTGTGCTCTGACTAAATAGATAAAAACAAAGTACTTGATCGGTGCCAGTACAGAAAGATCTTTCCCTGTTTCTTGAAAACATCTACAGTGGCTGTTCAGTTTATACCAGGATATACAGCCACCTGTGATCGAAACTTCTTGTAGACTTTGGCATGTTTATAGATTTCTATTAGCAACAACTTTTTCTACTGTACATTCAGAATGACAACATGGACAATCAGGTCTTACAGAACAGGTTCAAGCCCCCTGAGCAGTGATCTTTCTGTCACTTTTAAGTCCAGGAAGTCACCTTTATCAAAATATGTGTTTCCTTAATTCCTCCTTGACCTTATCTCTTCCTTGTTCGTTGAATGTGAGGGATTAAGACTGAAGGGAGAGAAATGAGACAACATTTAGAGGAACTAGCTGGTAAGGGGAAATAGGTAAACTAAATATCTAAAGGCTAACATGGGTACAATGAccattttaatatgttttccATGTTAACCTAAGTAGCTTAGCAGGAGTACgcaaaaaaacactgaacagattttattgaaacttgtTTGAAGGGAAGTGTAttggccaagaaagaacccttTAATTTCTTGACAAAAtggcagatccaggaactttctatctctttctttaacattgccagATAGGGcatttttgttgacattttcatagATTTACCAGAAAACAATTCATGGTACTTGATGGAAAAAACCTGGCTTGTTTGGAGGACCGATATTTATACGTGTGTGTAATTTAgtgtagatccaaataaaagtctGTATTTAGAGAATTCAAATGTGgattcataaggggactgttgggccttggtggaggtatgcactctccTGATTGCTATTCTGGTTGAGCAGGTTATCATGCCAACATTTGCCGAAAAGCAAATACAGCTGAGGCTGCGGTGAATatcatttgtttgtctgagATCTGGCTCTACACAGTTAACCAAAACATATGTGAACTTATATATTGTGATACATGGTGAATTATGTATTTGTCAGACATTTATCCATAGTTGTCATAATTACGATATGAATTCTAGAGTTAAAGccaaaaacatgatttatgtAACCGATGACCAAAAATTCGTATCACTTCACCCTGTAGTCTAAATGAATGAGTGGTTTGCCAAATTCAAAGGAATTCAATCAAGGTTTTGTTGAAGTTATTGTTGAGACAGgcgtgaggtcacagtgacctcaacCTTTGACCATAAAAAATCTTAAAAATCACTGTTTAACAGCAAAGAATATTTGTCAAATAGttttatgagactgataatttgttattttactggtatgtTTAGTAATTACATTACACTTACTTAATTtccacagtgtcagtgatggacAATGATCTGGCTGCATTCATTATTATTCTGCTATAGGCAAAATAAGAAACCTCTTGCTTGTTTGTACTTctttaaaacaatcacagttttgATGGCTCCCctggaaatacacattaaaaTGGCTAATTCCTCCCGACATAACAGTGAAAGACACCTGTAAAATGTGGGATTGCACAATCAAAAATTTGCCATGAAaattaacatttgaaaatgGTAACTAGTGGTCTCTTTCATGGCATCAGCTAATCAATGAACACTTTTTTTCCAACAGTTAAACCGAAAGATCCAGCCATCCCCGGTGTTCCCTCGTACACATATGTCATCCTGATGTTTCTGTTGACGTGTGTAGTGACGGCAGTTATTTCATGTGTCCTCTGCAGGGAGCCAGGTCAGTTCCGAATACATTCAGTTTCGGCTCGCTCTTCATTAAGTGCTAACTTCAATTACCTACTTTTGATTTGTGCCTTGACAGTTATTGGTCGATTTCTCTTTCAGGCAAAATTCGTGATACTGCAGCACCTCTGCCTGGTTTCAAAGTGGCACAGCATCAGCTTGAACAGCCTCCCAAAGTGCTGGTCATCTACTCCCAGGACCACTACCTCTACAGGGACATAGTGCTAAAGCTCTGCGCCTTCCTCCAGGTCAAGTGTGGCGCCAAGGTGCTGGTAGACCTGCTAGACTCCACCTCGGTTGGCATGGTGGGTCGCCTCCGCTGGCTGGAGTGGCAACGGCAACAGCTGAAAAATCCGTCTGACAAAATTCTGGTGCTGTGCTCTCAAGGCGTTCAGGCAAAGTGGAGGGCGTTGTGTGGTCAAGGTCGGGTGACGCTGAAGGAGGACCTCCTCTCCCCCACAGATGACATGCTCACCCCCTTTCTCCACCTTTTCCTACCAGACATGCACCAGGCAGGCATGCAGGGCAAGTACATGGCAGCATACTTCGATGACATCAGCAGCGAACAAGACATACCATCGTTTTTCGACATCACGGTCAAATACAAGCTGATGAAGCATTTTGAAGAGCTGTACTTCCGCATTGTGGACATCGAAAAGTACCAGCCAGGTCAGGTCAACCACATCGAGGGCATTGGCGGAGACGAGTATTTCAACTGTCCCTCGGGCAGAGCCCTGAAGAACGCCATCGACAATTTCCAGGCCTACCAGTTGGAGAATCCTGATTGGTTTGAGAGGGAGTGtgtggatgatgaggaggaggtcatGACTGATGCCAACCTGCTGATTGAGCAGCTGCAGATCCCTCCAGTCCTACAGTGTGTTCCTCTAATCAGAGACGGCCCTCCTGTCTGCATCCATGAGGTAGAAATCACTGAAAATTGTGACAGTATTTACGTCCTCACACCCGAACTGAGCTGCCAGCATCCACTGTCATCAGTGATGGAACTAACACTAGAAGTAAACCCTGAGTACAACCATCAGTATCCATCAGACCTGGATGAAGTGTTAACAGATCACATGCACCCTCACCGCCCCAGTCCAGGATCTGTCTACATAGTTGAGCCTGTTTTACACAATCCCCCATTGCCAAGACAGAACTGGCTATCGCTTGAGGGAGAACCACTGGGTCAAGTTCCcactgaggatgatgaagatgattccTTGCTGCAAAGAAGCCAACCCTCTGCTCAGTTGGACCTGAGAAGCTCGGCCCGACAGAACTCTCACAACTCAAACCCTTCAGAATCCTCAGGTGCAAACATGAGGAGTGATTATCTCCCTCCGTCTGACATCGGCCGCTCCCTGCctgtggagatggaggaggatgaggttCTGGTTCCCAGTGGAAAGGGTCCAAACAGTGGCTCGGATCAAGGCTACATCTCCAAAATTCCCTCTCAGCATGAATCCCCCTTCAAAGAAGAACCTCTGGCTGCGCTGGcaaggctgcaggaggagctctTTCAGCAGGATCTCAGATATTCAGATTTAGATCTTGAGGGGGACTGACGCTCATAGTCCACCCTAAGCCATAGGTGCCAGACTTTTCCAGTTTTAACCTACATTACTTGTGTGAGCACCATACGTTCAGAATATAAGAGGAATCAAGAACTCTAAATGCTGTATGTGGATATGGACAGTGATTATCCATTACTTGTGGCCAGTAAAGTGCACATATAACATATGTTATGAACAATTCTGAATATAATAATCCATACATTATCAATACGTTAATAGTATCAATATGATCATGACTTCATGGAACATAAACAGGTGAATGTACATTGTCGTATGTGGATGTTGCACCATGTTTTGGCCTGATTTGATCATCCTTGATTTGGTGAGTAGGGCTGGCCCCTCACAGCAAGAAGACTGCCGGTTCGAATCCCAGTTTGGCCgtggtctttctgtgtggagtgtgCATGTTGTCCCCGTGTCTATGGTCTATGTGGGTTTTGTCCGGCTTCCTCACACAGTCCAAACCCCTGTAGATTGGGATTAGGTTATTCGGAGACTCTATATTGAATGTAGGAGTGAATGTGAGTGTTACTGGCTGTTTGTCTCTTGTATGTTTGTCGTGTGATTCGCTGGCGACTTGTCCAGGGTGTCgctgcctctcacccaatgcCAGCTGGGATTGGCCCCGGCTCTCTCTCCTGTGGGCCTCAAAGGATAAGAGGTAAAGcccatggatggatggatgttggACAGTTGCACACTCTTTTCATGGAGCCAACATCTAGAGGTCATCAGACAGAAAGATGGATTATAAACTAAGCAAAGCAGAATCTGCCCAGCACACACCAGAGGATTCATTCAGGATCATCAGAATCTGCAGGTTCCAGATCCAGGATCTCTCTTCCAAACACTCTCCAAACCAAAATGATAGTAGCTTTAAGATCACATTTGTATGTCCTACGCAATCTTGAGAAAAGAAGCATTTGGAATATCTACTTAAAATTGTGTTTAAGGCACTTTGATAATATTTGCTCTCAATCAAGTTGctattaacaaataaaataaaaacaagtgggTTATTTTGCCccacatttaattttttacctGCATTGAAGGAAACATTGTGAGTTATCTATATTCAAACTTATTGGTTTATGTCATGTAAATATTAAGTTTTCTTTGTTAAATA encodes:
- the il17ra1a gene encoding interleukin 17 receptor A1a — encoded protein: MILRGVLLWLCLGLSSSVKVLTWPPLNCSTQGLWCTVTTSNCMDISWLDLNNYTPSSPEELQVSVATRRDEAGHLQPVLDANWKIKDDGSINYLKATELHVLVMSTNQNLCVRYSFKGKLPMRSPSGEKWSFSANMVMLEPGKCYRVSVFNIPKPEVGHSDYDISKEVIVPDCKDPTMQMTQFCIERGTLWRANISLVKVPAAGDRSELAFSFRPDALCEEYIVIVSCSGDQHTDRVNKANRTTLNATFSLDKWPRSCCQFDVQVKPLFPQCGNDCTRQETTLQICDVKPKDPAIPGVPSYTYVILMFLLTCVVTAVISCVLCREPGKIRDTAAPLPGFKVAQHQLEQPPKVLVIYSQDHYLYRDIVLKLCAFLQVKCGAKVLVDLLDSTSVGMVGRLRWLEWQRQQLKNPSDKILVLCSQGVQAKWRALCGQGRVTLKEDLLSPTDDMLTPFLHLFLPDMHQAGMQGKYMAAYFDDISSEQDIPSFFDITVKYKLMKHFEELYFRIVDIEKYQPGQVNHIEGIGGDEYFNCPSGRALKNAIDNFQAYQLENPDWFERECVDDEEEVMTDANLLIEQLQIPPVLQCVPLIRDGPPVCIHEVEITENCDSIYVLTPELSCQHPLSSVMELTLEVNPEYNHQYPSDLDEVLTDHMHPHRPSPGSVYIVEPVLHNPPLPRQNWLSLEGEPLGQVPTEDDEDDSLLQRSQPSAQLDLRSSARQNSHNSNPSESSGANMRSDYLPPSDIGRSLPVEMEEDEVLVPSGKGPNSGSDQGYISKIPSQHESPFKEEPLAALARLQEELFQQDLRYSDLDLEGD